Proteins from a single region of Thermodesulfovibrionales bacterium:
- a CDS encoding septum formation initiator family protein, with the protein MTTHNLLRKQVTAEIRKRRLIFLTIILLSFLYLGVTFVFGNAGFLRYVELREKKAVLERENKDIELKNIRLRSDVKLLRENPFYIEKHAREDFGMARPDEYIFTYDR; encoded by the coding sequence ATGACGACGCATAATCTCCTCAGGAAGCAGGTGACGGCCGAGATCAGGAAGAGGAGACTCATATTCTTGACGATTATCCTCCTCAGCTTCCTCTATCTCGGTGTTACCTTCGTGTTCGGCAACGCCGGATTTCTCAGATATGTGGAGTTGAGAGAGAAGAAGGCCGTGCTCGAACGGGAGAACAAGGATATAGAACTGAAGAATATTCGCCTGAGATCAGACGTGAAGCTGCTCAGGGAGAACCCCTTCTACATAGAGAAACACGCGCGGGAAGATTTCGGGATGGCACGGCCTGACGAGTACATTTTCACGTATGACCGATAG
- the lpdA gene encoding dihydrolipoyl dehydrogenase, protein MRVVVLGGGPGGYTAALKAAQLGAQVTVVEKDEVGGTCLNLGCIPTKTIITSTDILHKARYLTDYGIDLEGSVSPNLPKIMERKNKVVSIQIRGIRSLFKSWGITLIEGTGTLLSPGEIAVERKAGTRETVGADKVIIATGSRPAPMADFPFDGRRILSSDDAVAMQEIPKSMLIIGAGVIGSEFACIFRELGTDVIMVEMLPRAVATEDVEISETLEREFKKKKIRLLTGLSVAKFEERADGLHAFLADGSEIATEKILVSIGRSLNSEGIGLEGIGVETGRRGEIIVDERMETRVRNIFAVGDVVGGMLLAHKASQEGMVAASNACGIEAKIDYSVIPSAIFTSPEIASVGVREHEAVEKGMKIRTGHFEYRGLGKAHVIGEISGFFKIIADAETDRIIGAHIIGAHASDLIHEAALAMKAGLKAKDIAGMVHAHPTLSEGIREAAEDVHGEAIHVLKK, encoded by the coding sequence GTGAGGGTCGTCGTCCTCGGTGGAGGCCCGGGCGGGTATACGGCTGCCCTCAAGGCGGCGCAGCTGGGCGCACAGGTCACGGTCGTCGAAAAAGATGAAGTCGGCGGCACCTGCCTGAACCTGGGCTGCATCCCTACCAAAACGATCATAACCTCGACGGATATCCTCCATAAGGCCAGATACCTCACAGACTACGGAATTGACCTCGAAGGCTCGGTTTCCCCTAACCTTCCGAAGATCATGGAGAGAAAAAACAAGGTTGTCTCTATCCAGATCAGGGGAATCAGATCGCTCTTCAAGAGCTGGGGTATTACCCTTATCGAAGGGACCGGCACCCTGTTGAGTCCCGGAGAGATTGCGGTGGAGAGAAAAGCGGGGACAAGAGAAACGGTCGGAGCGGACAAGGTAATCATCGCGACAGGGTCGAGGCCGGCGCCGATGGCGGACTTTCCCTTCGACGGGAGAAGAATCCTCTCCAGTGACGATGCGGTCGCGATGCAGGAGATACCGAAGAGCATGCTGATCATCGGCGCGGGGGTCATCGGCTCCGAATTCGCCTGCATCTTTCGTGAACTTGGAACGGACGTTATCATGGTCGAGATGCTCCCGCGGGCCGTGGCAACAGAGGATGTCGAAATCTCAGAAACCCTGGAAAGAGAGTTTAAGAAGAAGAAAATCAGACTCCTAACGGGCCTGAGCGTAGCGAAGTTCGAAGAGCGGGCCGACGGATTGCATGCCTTCCTCGCTGACGGAAGCGAGATCGCGACTGAGAAGATCCTCGTTTCAATCGGGCGATCCCTCAACAGTGAAGGCATTGGGCTTGAGGGAATCGGTGTGGAAACGGGCAGGAGGGGAGAAATCATTGTTGATGAACGCATGGAGACGAGGGTCAGAAACATCTTTGCCGTAGGCGACGTCGTCGGAGGTATGCTCCTCGCCCATAAGGCGTCGCAGGAGGGGATGGTAGCCGCGTCCAATGCCTGCGGCATTGAGGCCAAAATAGATTACTCCGTCATACCCTCAGCAATCTTCACATCACCTGAGATAGCGTCGGTGGGGGTCCGGGAGCATGAGGCGGTAGAGAAGGGCATGAAGATCAGAACAGGTCATTTCGAATACCGGGGACTCGGCAAGGCACATGTGATCGGTGAAATTTCCGGTTTCTTCAAGATTATCGCCGATGCGGAGACCGACAGGATAATCGGAGCTCACATCATCGGAGCCCACGCTTCCGATCTCATCCATGAAGCGGCCCTCGCGATGAAGGCGGGCCTGAAGGCTAAGGACATTGCCGGGATGGTCCATGCCCACCCTACCCTGTCGGAAGGGATCCGGGAGGCTGCAGAGGATGTCCACGGTGAGGCCATCCATGTCCTGAAGAAGTGA
- the gcvH gene encoding glycine cleavage system protein GcvH, whose translation MNPDNLKYHKEHTWVRVKGGKATIGITDHAQEALGDIVYIDLPEVDTTVEANSEISEIESTKATSSVISPVSGPIVEVNEELSESPEIINEEPYGKGWIAVIEMEDESELNDLMDASEYTRYLEEEAK comes from the coding sequence ATGAATCCAGACAATCTCAAATATCACAAGGAGCACACATGGGTGCGAGTGAAAGGCGGGAAAGCTACCATCGGGATAACCGATCACGCCCAGGAAGCCCTCGGTGACATCGTTTACATAGATCTTCCGGAAGTCGACACAACGGTAGAGGCGAACAGTGAGATATCCGAGATTGAATCCACGAAGGCGACGTCCTCCGTCATATCGCCCGTAAGCGGTCCTATCGTCGAAGTCAATGAGGAACTGTCAGAATCTCCGGAGATCATAAACGAGGAACCGTACGGAAAGGGCTGGATTGCCGTGATTGAGATGGAGGATGAGTCCGAGTTGAACGATCTCATGGACGCCTCCGAATACACGAGATACCTTGAAGAAGAGGCGAAGTGA
- the mutS gene encoding DNA mismatch repair protein MutS: MSELTPLMKQYATIKEKHGDAILLFRLGDFYEMFGEDARVASRILQIALTSRDKTKEDPLPMCGIPYFAAESYIGRLIKAGHKVAICEQMEDAKEAKGIVQRDVVKVITPGTHTPENPKENNYLLCFLPDGKKHGVALADVSTGEFSVYETERPIEDELSRFEPKEVLYPASLKNDLHYSEVFGDFYASPLEDWFFDFAEAYRVLLKHFRVSSLEGFGCEGMTIAISAAGALIAYIEETLKEAVRFKKISPLTQGSYMFLDAATQRNLELIRNLKGGTEGTLLAVMDETLTPMGGRHLRSAILRPLVDIGEIENRQGAVWSLIDDYEVIERLRNNLRKVQDLERLASRVGAKTANPRDLIAMKTSLSHLPAIKTMLLAQENGYLRSIGEEIADFSSLKALIDSSIVDSPPLGLRDGGIIRDGYSTEVDELRKVSTSGKDFITGLETSERQKTGIASLKVGYNKIYGYYIEITKANLDLVPDYYVRKQTLVNGERFIIPELKEYESKVLGSEERLKNLEYGLFQSLLEKVFSENPGLTAAARAVARVDFLTSLAIVARRHSYCKPTVDESTVIEITEGRHPVLERLSGDQFIPNNAVLNGEDERLLIITGPNMAGKSTFMRQTALIVLMAQLGSFVPATEARIGLVDRIFTRIGASDFIAKGQSTFMVEMIETANILNNATGRSLIILDEIGRGTSTFDGISIAWAVAEYIFREILARTLFATHYNELTELSMALDGVKNFNISVKEWGDEIIFLRKIMPGPADKSYGIHVARLAGLPETVIGRAKDVLSSFEKNEIAKTGKTGVLLRHFSPGHRQMDLFESEENPLMREIMNIDLSQLTPKSALARLKALRIMAESLSL, translated from the coding sequence ATGTCCGAATTGACACCCCTCATGAAACAATACGCGACCATCAAGGAGAAGCACGGCGATGCAATTCTCCTGTTCCGTCTCGGCGATTTCTATGAGATGTTCGGCGAAGATGCGCGGGTTGCATCAAGGATTCTTCAGATCGCACTCACCTCGCGCGACAAGACAAAAGAGGATCCCCTGCCGATGTGCGGCATCCCCTATTTTGCTGCCGAGTCATACATCGGCCGGCTCATCAAGGCAGGTCATAAGGTGGCGATATGCGAGCAGATGGAGGATGCGAAAGAGGCGAAAGGCATCGTGCAACGAGACGTGGTGAAGGTCATCACTCCCGGCACCCATACGCCCGAGAACCCGAAGGAAAACAACTACCTCCTCTGTTTCCTGCCCGACGGAAAGAAACACGGTGTGGCCCTAGCCGATGTTTCGACGGGCGAGTTCTCGGTTTATGAGACCGAAAGGCCTATAGAAGACGAACTGTCACGGTTTGAACCGAAGGAGGTCCTCTATCCCGCGAGCCTGAAAAATGACCTTCACTATTCTGAAGTCTTTGGAGACTTTTACGCCTCACCTCTTGAAGACTGGTTCTTCGACTTTGCAGAGGCATACAGGGTTCTTCTCAAGCACTTCAGGGTGTCTTCCCTTGAAGGTTTCGGCTGCGAAGGGATGACTATCGCCATATCTGCCGCAGGCGCCCTCATAGCATACATCGAAGAGACGCTGAAGGAAGCCGTCAGGTTCAAGAAGATCTCGCCCCTCACGCAAGGCTCATATATGTTCCTCGATGCAGCGACACAGAGGAACCTCGAGCTGATACGGAACCTGAAGGGGGGAACGGAGGGCACGCTCCTTGCGGTAATGGACGAGACCCTCACCCCTATGGGCGGTCGCCACCTCCGGAGTGCCATTCTCAGACCTCTCGTCGACATCGGTGAGATAGAGAACCGTCAAGGCGCGGTCTGGTCCCTCATCGACGATTACGAGGTTATCGAGAGACTGCGAAACAACCTGAGAAAGGTTCAGGACCTGGAGAGGCTGGCCTCGCGGGTAGGCGCCAAAACGGCAAACCCGAGGGACCTTATCGCCATGAAGACATCGCTCTCCCATCTCCCCGCGATAAAGACCATGCTCCTTGCTCAGGAGAACGGGTATCTCAGGAGTATAGGCGAAGAGATAGCCGACTTCTCCTCACTGAAGGCCCTTATCGATTCCAGCATCGTTGATAGCCCGCCGCTCGGGTTGAGAGACGGAGGCATCATCAGGGACGGTTACAGTACCGAAGTTGATGAACTGAGGAAAGTTTCGACGAGCGGCAAGGATTTTATTACCGGCCTCGAAACAAGCGAACGGCAGAAGACCGGCATAGCGTCTCTTAAGGTCGGCTACAACAAAATTTATGGCTACTACATCGAAATAACGAAGGCTAACCTCGATCTCGTTCCGGACTACTACGTGAGGAAACAGACCCTTGTCAACGGCGAGCGTTTCATCATCCCCGAGCTCAAGGAATATGAATCGAAGGTGCTCGGCTCAGAGGAGCGGTTGAAGAATCTTGAATACGGTCTTTTTCAGTCGCTCCTCGAAAAGGTCTTTTCCGAGAACCCGGGGCTCACCGCTGCCGCGCGTGCCGTAGCAAGAGTGGATTTTCTCACATCTCTCGCGATCGTCGCAAGAAGACACTCCTATTGCAAACCGACTGTTGATGAAAGCACGGTCATAGAAATCACCGAAGGTAGGCACCCCGTTCTCGAACGGCTGTCCGGCGATCAATTCATCCCCAATAACGCCGTCCTCAATGGCGAGGACGAGAGGCTGCTCATCATCACCGGTCCGAACATGGCAGGGAAATCTACGTTTATGCGGCAGACGGCCCTCATCGTCCTCATGGCCCAGTTAGGAAGTTTCGTGCCTGCGACGGAAGCAAGAATCGGTCTCGTCGACAGGATTTTTACGAGGATAGGCGCCTCGGACTTCATCGCAAAGGGCCAGAGCACATTCATGGTCGAGATGATAGAGACCGCAAACATCCTTAATAACGCCACAGGAAGGAGTCTGATTATCCTCGATGAGATAGGAAGGGGGACAAGCACCTTCGACGGGATCAGCATCGCATGGGCCGTAGCCGAATATATCTTCAGAGAGATCCTGGCGAGGACCCTCTTCGCCACTCACTATAACGAACTGACCGAACTGAGCATGGCGCTCGACGGGGTAAAGAACTTCAATATATCCGTCAAGGAGTGGGGGGACGAGATAATCTTCCTGAGAAAAATCATGCCCGGCCCTGCGGACAAGAGCTATGGAATCCATGTCGCCAGACTTGCAGGTCTTCCGGAAACGGTGATCGGAAGGGCAAAGGACGTCCTCTCATCCTTCGAGAAGAACGAGATCGCAAAGACGGGCAAGACAGGGGTCCTCCTGAGGCATTTCTCTCCGGGACACCGCCAAATGGACCTCTTCGAGTCTGAGGAAAACCCCCTCATGAGGGAGATCATGAATATCGATCTGTCGCAACTCACGCCAAAGTCAGCCCTCGCAAGGCTGAAAGCACTCAGGATAATGGCTGAATCCCTCTCGCTCTAA